The Herbaspirillum sp. RTI4 genome has a segment encoding these proteins:
- a CDS encoding acyloxyacyl hydrolase, with amino-acid sequence MSIKHLGFKVAAAALLLLSASSSSYAVDSASAEFATGNKTQMARFAAQWDWQNKWWQSNGTHIGGYWDLSIAEWHGNRYNNTDNQSQDLVDIGLTPVFRFQRDDKKGFYGEAGIGVHLMSQVYNNNDRHFSTAFQFGDHVGTGYVFANGLDLGIRLQHFSNGGIKQPNGGVNFAVVRAAYHF; translated from the coding sequence ATGTCTATCAAACATCTTGGTTTCAAAGTTGCCGCTGCCGCCCTCCTCTTGTTGAGCGCCTCTTCTTCCAGCTACGCGGTGGATTCAGCTTCAGCGGAATTCGCAACGGGTAATAAAACACAAATGGCACGTTTTGCGGCGCAATGGGACTGGCAAAACAAGTGGTGGCAATCGAACGGCACACATATCGGCGGCTACTGGGATCTGTCTATCGCTGAATGGCATGGCAATCGCTACAACAACACGGATAACCAAAGTCAGGATCTGGTCGACATCGGTCTGACACCTGTCTTCCGTTTTCAGCGTGACGACAAAAAAGGCTTCTACGGTGAAGCCGGTATTGGTGTGCATTTAATGTCTCAGGTCTATAACAATAATGACCGTCATTTTTCGACAGCATTCCAGTTTGGCGACCATGTTGGCACTGGCTATGTTTTCGCTAACGGCCTCGATCTGGGCATTCGTTTGCAGCATTTCTCGAACGGCGGCATCAAGCAGCCGAACGGCGGCGTCAATTTTGCAGTGGTTCGTGCCGCTTATCACTTCTGA
- a CDS encoding DUF1304 domain-containing protein, giving the protein MNNFTTLGNGLIAVIALLHLGILVLEMFLWTTPFGRKTFGMSAEVARNSAVLAANQGLYNGFLAAGLLWGLYSGDHSFKVFFCACVLVAGLYGGLTAKRSILLIQAAPALVALLTLL; this is encoded by the coding sequence TTGAACAATTTCACTACGCTGGGTAATGGCCTCATCGCAGTCATCGCGCTGCTCCACTTGGGAATATTGGTTCTGGAGATGTTTTTATGGACCACCCCATTCGGTCGCAAGACCTTCGGCATGTCGGCAGAAGTAGCCCGTAATTCTGCTGTGCTGGCCGCCAATCAGGGTTTATACAATGGGTTCCTGGCCGCTGGCCTGCTCTGGGGCTTGTACAGCGGGGATCACTCTTTCAAAGTGTTTTTTTGCGCATGCGTGCTGGTGGCTGGCCTGTATGGCGGATTGACTGCCAAACGCTCGATATTGCTGATTCAGGCCGCGCCGGCATTGGTTGCGCTGCTGACGCTTCTGTGA